From the genome of Epinephelus moara isolate mb chromosome 10, YSFRI_EMoa_1.0, whole genome shotgun sequence, one region includes:
- the LOC126396886 gene encoding ribonuclease inhibitor-like — MYHNRLSGCGISESHCEVVASALKSNTCHLRELHLSDNYLQDSGVKQLCAGLESPNCRLETLRLSWCTLSEISCDSLASALRSNPSHLRELKLSYNNLQDSGVKLLCDFLENPHCRLETLRLRSCSLSEISCISLASALQSNPSHLRELQLSKNNLQDSGVKLLCDFLESPHCRLESLRMNNCLWLHLSRLSSCRLSEISCVSQASALNANPSHLRELELRGNNLQDSGVKLLGDLLESPHYRLETLRN; from the exons atgtatCATAACAGACTTTCTGGCTGTGGAATCTCAGAGAGTCACTGTGAAGTCGTGGCCTCAGCTCTGAAGTCCAACACCTGCCACCTGAGAGAGCTGCACCTGAGTGACAACTACCTGcaggattcaggagtgaagcAGCTGTGTGCTGGACTGGAGAGTCCAAACTGTAGACTGGAGACTCTGAG ATTGAGTTGGTGCACTTTGTCAGAGATCAGCTGTGATTCTCTGGCCTCAGCTCTGAGAtccaacccctcccatctgagagAGCTGAAGCTGAGCTATAACAACCTGcaggattcaggagtgaagctgctgtgtgattttctggaGAATCCACACTGTAGACTGGAGACTCTGAG ATTGAGGTCCTGCAGTTTGTCAGAGATCAGCTGTATTTCTCTGGCCTCAGCTCTGCAGtccaacccctcccatctgagagagctgcagctgagTAAAAACAACCTACAGGATTCAGGAGTGAAactgctgtgtgattttctggaGAGTCCACATTGTAGACTGGAGAGTCTGAG gatgaataactgtctgtggcttcatctgagcag aTTGAGTTCCTGCAGGTTGTCAgagatcagctgtgtttctcAGGCCTCAGCTCTTAATGccaacccctcccatctgagGGAGTTGGAGCTGAGAGGAAACAACCTACAGGATTCAGGTGTGAAGCTGCTGGGTGATCTTTTGGAGAGTCCACACTATAGACTGGAGACTCTGAG AAACTGA